The following proteins come from a genomic window of Plectropomus leopardus isolate mb chromosome 11, YSFRI_Pleo_2.0, whole genome shotgun sequence:
- the LOC121949827 gene encoding twinfilin-1-like produces MSHQTGIQAGNDVKDIFASAKSGDEYRVIKIVIEDEQLTVGATKKASKKWDQEYDSLVQPLLEDDMPCYIVYRLDSTNNQGYEWIFLAWTPESSSVRHKMLYAATRATLKKEFGGGHIKDEIFGTIKDEMSLSGYKKYLISQAAPQPLTVAEQELRQIKLNEVQTDISVDTKLQTLQGVNFPIHEDAVAALEGYRDKRLHYVQLEIDSDQEIIRLCSTEPTEVKDLPMRIPKDAPRYHLFRYKHSHEGDYLESTVFIYSMPGYNCSIRDRMMYSSCKNNFVDMVEKNFLIEKKLEIDNGDDLTSDYLYDEVHPKQYAHKQAFAKPKGPAGNRGGRRITRRPVDEEEED; encoded by the exons ATGTCACATCAAACGGGCATTCAAG CGGGTAATGATGTGAAGGATATCTTTGCTAGTGCCAAGAGTGGAGACGAATATCGAGTCATAAAGATCGTCATTGAGGATG AGCAGCTGACCGTGGGCGCCACCAAGAAAGCTTCAAAGAAGTGGGATCAGGAGTATGATTCCTTAGTGCAGCCTCTCCTCGAGGATGACATGCCCTGCTATATTGTGTACCGGCTGGACTCCACTAACAACCAGGGCTATGAGTGGATCTTCCTGGCCTGGACACCAGAAAGCTCTTCT GTGCGACATAAAATGTTATATGCTGCTACCAGAGCCACACTGAAAAAAGAGTTTGGAGGCGGGCACATCAAGGATGAGATTTTCGGCACCATAAAG GATGAAATGAGTCTCAGTGGATACAAGAAATATCTCATCTCGCAGGCTGCTCCCCAGCCCCTCACTGTTGCAGAGCAGGAACTGAGACAGATCAAACTAAATGag gtGCAGACAGACATCAGTGTGGACACCAAGCTGCAGACTCTGCAGGGAGTGAACTTCCCTATTCACGAAGATGCTGTTGCAGCACTTGAAGGTTATAGGGACAAAAGACTCCACTATGTACAACTG GAAATAGACTCTGATCAGGAGATAATCCGGTTGTGCAGCACTGAGCCAACAGAGGTGAAAGACTTGCCAATGAGAATCCCAAAAGATGCTCCACGCTACCACCTTTTCCGCTACAAACATTCCCACGAAGGCGACTACTTAGAGTCCACAG tcTTCATTTATTCTATGCCCGGGTACAATTGTAGCATCCGAGACAGGATGATGTATTCCAGCTGCAAAAATAACTTTGTCgacatggtggaaaaaaatttCCTGATTGAGAAAAAG CTGGAGATCGATAATGGGGATGACTTGACCAGTGATTACCTGTACGATGAGGTGCATCCCAAGCAGTATGCGCACAAGCAGGCCTTCGCTAAACCTAAAGGCCCTGCTGGGAATAGGGGTGGCCGCCGCATCACCCGCAGACCCGTAgacgaagaggaggaagatTAA